One window of the Macrobrachium nipponense isolate FS-2020 chromosome 22, ASM1510439v2, whole genome shotgun sequence genome contains the following:
- the LOC135198312 gene encoding coiled-coil domain-containing protein 18-like produces MVQFFVDFMASDSSACLDEVGNQEDEIDHSDFEDHVSDNGVVYGRSSNEERDHPDSEEEARNLDISRKFEEVIDRHEDAFLTFEKVRLEKDQLIDELLDKVEGLTIAGMQMEEHITDLERLNKEKERNISSMSEEMQKLRNEMIEKAKDTEVIKEENEERDQMLIILENTVAVLSMEKDTLHRDLQQNDKSREEMQMKMNKLNQDLEGLRKENGRKEKNIEKLKRENENKTLKMKGLEDELQILTTQTQMAHENLKELEKCKKELAEKNKELEKLREQSSQKDSKILQLENECTQKQLEVTGLLKGSKSVVDEQPTANGKMNDLIRRIVQLEFDLAETKEQLETKEFEEMQASLEIVRRQEEILAQDTKISCLGKVKILNGSKNYKEKEVCRRERTIRKAEDKKASDETLCLRKPQINCRTLYRQMDSIEEELRQIKGLQRPSAGTKKHSKAPNKTPSIEKPLNRDELHQKMGLISAANLQRLE; encoded by the coding sequence ATGGTTCAGTTCTTTGTCGATTTCATGGCCTCGGACAGCTCTGCCTGTCTTGATGAGGTTGGAAATCAGGAGGACGAAATTGATCACTCTGACTTTGAAGACCATGTTTCGGATAACGGAGTAGTATACGGACGTTCTAGTAATGAAGAACGCGACCATCCCGACAGTGAAGAAGAAGCCAGGAATTTGGATATAAGTCGAAAGTTCGAGGAAGTAATCGATAGACATGAAGATGCTTTCTTGACTTTTGAGAAAGTGAGATTAGAAAAGGATCAGCTGATCGACGAATTACTGGACAAGGTAGAGGGCCTGACCATAGCAGGAATGCAGATGGAAGAACACATCACAGACCTCGAACgactaaacaaagaaaaggaaagaaacatctCTTCAATGTCCGAAGAGATGCAGAAGCTGAGAAACGAAATGATTGAAAAGGCGAAGGATACAGAAGTCATAAAAGAGGAAAACGAGGAGAGAGACCAGATGCTAATCATTTTGGAAAACACTGTCGCAGTTCTCTCGATGGAGAAGGACACTTTGCATCGAGATCTACAGCAAAACGATAAAAGCCGAgaagaaatgcaaatgaaaatgaacaagctGAATCAGGACCTGGAAGGACTTCGTaaagagaatggaaggaaagagaagaacatAGAAAagctgaagagggagaacgagaaCAAGACCTTGAAGATGAAAGGTTTAGAGGACGAGTTACAAATCCTCACCACTCAGACACAGATGGCCCACGAAAATTTGAAAGAgcttgaaaaatgtaaaaaagaattaGCTGAGAAAAACAAGGAACTGGAAAAGCTGAGAGAACAGAGCTCGCAGAAGGATAGCAAGATCCTTCAACTGGAAAATGAATGCACCCAGAAACAATTGGAAGTCACCGGTTTACTGAAAGGATCTAAATCTGTTGTAGATGAACAACCGACGGcaaatggaaagatgaatgacCTGATTAGAAGGATAGTTCAACTTGAATTCGACCTTGCTGAGACGAAGGAGCAACTAGAGACCAAGGAATTTGAAGAGATGCAAGCATCATTGGAAATCGTAAGACGCCAAGAAGAGATCTTGGCGCAGGATACGAAGATCAGCTGCTTAGGAAAGGTCAAAATCCTTAATGGCTCaaagaattataaagaaaaggaAGTTTGCAGAAGAGAGAGGACGATAAGGAAAGCGGAAGACAAAAAGGCTTCGGATGAAACTCTGTGTCTGAGGAAGCCCCAGATCAACTGCAGAACCCTCTACCGCCAAATGGACAGCATCGAGGAAGAACTTCGCCAAATCAAAGGATTGCAGCGACCTTCAGCTGGCACCAAGAAGCACTCAAAGGCCCCGAATAAAACTCCATCAATTGAGAAGCCTCTAAACAGAGATGAATTGCACCAGAAAATGGGGCTGATATCTGCAGCCAACCTCCAACGACTGGAGTAA